The Coffea arabica cultivar ET-39 chromosome 1e, Coffea Arabica ET-39 HiFi, whole genome shotgun sequence genome has a window encoding:
- the LOC113713055 gene encoding fimbrin-2 → MAGYVGVLVSDPWLQNQFTQVELRSLKTHFSTIRRENGGVLKVADLPARMCKLKHVGESLTEEERSAFLQDSYQNLDEDVDFELFLRVYLKLQAHASARMGSVKTSSAFLKSPTSTLLHTISESEKASYVAHINNYLAEDEFIKKYLPIDPSTNDLFEIAKDGVLICKLINVAVPGTIDERAINTKRLLNPWERNENHTLCLNSAKAIGCTVVNIGNEDFIEGRRHLVLGLISQIIKIQLLADLNLKKTPQLVELVDDSKDIEELMSLAPEKILLRWMNFQLKKAVYKKTVTNFSSDVKDAEAYAYLLNILAPEHSSPATLATKDPLQRAKLVLEHADRMGCKRYITPKDIVEGSPNLNLAFVAHIFQHRNGLSTQTKQISFLESSPDDTQISREEKAFRFWINSLGTSTYIDNIFEDVRDGWVLLEALDKVSPGIVNWKIASKPPIKMPFRKVENCNQVVKIGKQLKFSLVNIAGNDIVQGNKKLILAYLWQLMRCNMLQLLKNLRFHSHGKEIMDIDILEWANTKVKNSGSNSRMCSFKDKSLSDGTFFLELLSAVNPRAVNWSLVTKGVTEEEKRMNATYIISIARKLGCSIFLLPEDLIEVNQKMILTLTASIMYWYLKQPTEDQTSCGSSDSESLLDTTSNSATDDTASESSADENSNR, encoded by the exons ATGGCTGGTTATGTAGGCGTGTTGGTGTCGGATCCATGGCTGCAGAATCAGTTCACTCAGGTGGAGCTTCGGAGCTTGAAAACTCAT tTCTCGACGATCAGAAGAGAAAATGGAGGAGTTTTGAAGGTGGCTGACCTGCCGGCGAGAATGTGTAAACTGAAACACGTTGGAGAGAGTCTTACCGAAGAGGAACGATCTGCATTTCTTCAAGATTCGTACCAGAACTTGGATGAAGATGTTGATTTCGAGCTGTTCCTTCGG GTCTATTTAAAACTTCAAGCACATGCCTCTGCAAGAATGGGAAGTGTAAAAACTTCATCTGCTTTCCTCAAGTCTCCCACTTCTACCTTGCTTCACACAATCAGTGAATCCGAGAAGGCATCCTACGTGGCACACATTAATAACTATCTTGCAGAGGATGAGTTCATAAAGAAATACCTCCCCATTGATCCTTCAACTAATGACCTGTTTGAAATTGCCAAGGATGGAGTTCTTATCTG TAAGCTCATTAATGTGGCAGTGCCAGGAACAATTGATGAGCGGGCAATAAATACCAAGAGATTACTCAATCCATGGGAAAGAAATGAGAATCATACCCTTTGCCTCAACTCTGCCAAGGCAATTGGATGTACTGTAGTCAATATAGGAAATGAAGACTTTATTGAAGGAAGG AGGCATCTTGTTCTTGGATTGATATCGCAGATTATAAAG ATACAACTACTGGCGGATCTCAATTTAAAGAAAACACCTCAATTGGTGGAATTGGTTGATGATAGTAAG GACATTGAGGAGTTGATGAGCCTTGCTCCAGAAAAAATTTTGCTTAGGTGGATGAATTTTCAGTTAAAAAAAGCAGTATACAAGAAAACAGTCACAAATTTCTCTTCTGATGTAAAG GATGCTGAGGCTTATGCTTATCTCTTGAACATTCTTGCTCCCGAGCATAGTAGTCCAGCTACATTAGCTACAAAAGATCCTTTGCAAAGAgcaaagctcgttttggaacaTGCAGATAGAATGGGCTGCAAGAGATACATAACACCAAAAGATATTGTGGAAGGATCTCCAAATCTTAACCTTGCTTTCGTGGCACATATTTTCCAGCATAG GAATGGTCTCTCTACACAAACAAAACAGATATCTTTTCTTGAATCATCGCCAGATGACACCCAAATCTCCAGAGAGGAGAAAGCATTTCGATTTTGGATAAATAGTCTGGGAACCTCAACATACATAGACAACATTTTTGAAGATGTCAGAGATGG ATGGGTGCTTCTAGAGGCGCTCGACAAGGTGTCTCCGGGTATTGTTAACTGGAAAATCGCTTCTAAACCTCCAATCAAGATGCCATTCAGGAAAGTTGAAAACTGTAACCAAGTTGTCAAGATTGGGAAACAATTGAAGTTTTCGCTGGTTAATATTGCCGGAAATGATATTGTTCAAGGAAATAAGAAACTGATTCTTG CTTACCTTTGGCAGTTGATGCGATGTAACATGCTTCAGCTCCTGAAGAACTTGAGATTCCATTCTCATGGAAAGGAAATAATGGATATTGATATTTTAGAGTGGGCTAATACCAAAGTCAAAAATTCAGGAAGCAACAGTCGTATGTGCAGTTTCAAG GATAAGAGTTTGTCTGATGGCACATTTTTCCTTGAGCTGCTTAGTGCTGTAAATCCTCGAGCTGTTAATTGGAGTCTTGTTACAAAAGGAGTAACTG AGGAGGAGAAAAGGATGAACGCAACCTACATTATTAGTATTGCAAGGAAGCTGGGATGCTCTATATTTCTCCTTCCCGAAGACTTAATagag GTGAACCAAAAGATGATCCTGACACTGACGGCAAGTATTATGTATTGGTACTTGAAACAACCTACAGAAGACCAAACATCATGTGGATCATCTGACAGCGAAAGCCTTCTGGATACAACCTCAAATTCTGCAACAGATGATACGGCTTCTGAGTCATCCGCAGATGAAAATAGTAATAGATAA